Proteins co-encoded in one Quercus robur chromosome 8, dhQueRobu3.1, whole genome shotgun sequence genomic window:
- the LOC126695845 gene encoding L10-interacting MYB domain-containing protein-like codes for MAGQRKPTGFLSKIGQSEVIRQLGEIEKVVTWLQIKNKWDHLRKRWKIYNKCLENETGLGYDPITGMFDAPDEWWNRKIAACPDAKTLKTNGLPNRDLLNIMFGGTAAMGKNAFCTSGPIPTETTEGSGDSGNSIEFVDPQCEPVVNVDAMEVEGPSSSRVGPAMNKGKGLATSVHIFKPISKKPKKRRSTAQEMSDSLKSISNVIVERSSLSARTPSAPTATAQVKEILDIVLSLPGVYSGHYLHLFSTIYFMEKESGRHMFAALSDNKDI; via the exons ATGGCGGGCCAAAGGAAGCCCACTGGATTTTTGTCCAAAATTGGCCAAAGTGAAGTGATTCGGCAGTTGGGTGAGATTGAAAAAGTAGTGACTTGGCTGCAGATTAAAAACAAATGGGATCATTTGAGAAAAAGGTGGAAGATTTATAACAAGTGTTTGGAGAATGAGACTGGGTTGGGTTATGATCCTATAACTGGGATGTTTGACGCACCTGATGAGTGGTGGAATCGAAAGATTGCG GCATGTCCCGATGCAAAAACCTTGAAAACGAATGGTTTGCCTAATCGTGACCTTCTGAACATCATGTTTGGAGGCACGGCTGCAATGGGAAAAAATGCATTCTGCACGAGTGGTCCAATACCAACGGAAACCACCGAAGGGTCTGGGGACTCCGGTAATAGCATAGAATTTGTTGACCCCCAATGTGAACCCGTTGTGAATGTTGACGCAATGGAGGTTGAAGGTCCATCATCGTCGAGGGTAGGACCAGCAATGAATAAGGGGAAAGGCCTAGCAACCAGTGTCCACATCTTCAAGCCAATttccaagaaaccaaaaaaaaggcGTTCAACCGCGCAAGAGATGTCGGACTCTTTGAAGAGTATCTCAAATGTTATTGTTGAAAGATCTAGTCTAAGTGCCCGTACACCATCTGCTCCCACAGCAACGGCTCAGGTTAAAGAAATTCTGGACATAGTGTTGAGTCTTCCTGGGGTGTACTCGGGTCATTACCTTCATTTGTTCAGCACTATCTACTTCATGGAAAAAGAGTCGGGTAGACACATGTTTGCAGCACTTTCCGATAACAAGGATATCTAG
- the LOC126695844 gene encoding mitogen-activated protein kinase kinase kinase 18-like yields MEWTRGPTIGRGSTATVSLATAAPSGELFAVKTTELSSSLFLQKEQHFLSQLCCPHIVKYIGYDISYENNKPVYNLCMEYVPGGTLKDAIQRQGGCLVEPMIRSYTQQVLQGLEYLHMNGLAHCDIKSQNILIGKDGAKIADLGCAKLVGRVAGNGGSATSAISGTPMFMSPEVARGEEQSFAADIWALGCTIIEMATGSTPWPEMTNPVSALYRIGFSGEVPEIPRWLSSKARDFLSKCLRRDPRERWTAKELLEHPFIAELDSLSLEVKDFTTSSPISVLEQGLWDSMEVLECPRNVPHEGILSNSPAERIKRLIGRTISSVSCEPNWTWDEDWITVRSNGIEENEKLAEKFDEFFADEITAESELALDQVTQMEEFGGLMFDEDLFEYSVDSISAISIRRDFVMEYDSVKDDIVLAILNFESDNENFRLLPSKLLHLNPNSFNMIFILFLQIEFLYNPPIPLILLEKPR; encoded by the coding sequence ATGGAGTGGACTAGAGGACCAACAATAGGCCGCGGCTCCACCGCCACCGTCTCACTAGCCACGGCCGCCCCGTCCGGTGAGCTATTCGCCGTCAAGACCACCGAGCTCTCTTCCTCTCTGTTCTTGCAGAAAGAACAACATTTTTTGTCTCAACTATGTTGTCCTCACATAGTTAAGTACATAGGCTATGACATTTCATATGAAAATAACAAGCCTGTGTACAATCTTTGCATGGAGTATGTACCTGGTGGCACGCTTAAAGATGCAATTCAAAGGCAAGGAGGGTGTCTAGTTGAGCCTATGATTAGATCATACACACAGCAAGTTCTACAAGGCTTGGAATATCTTCATATGAATGGCTTGGCGCATTGTGACATAAAGAGCCAGAACATATTGATTGGCAAGGATGGTGCAAAAATTGCTGACTTGGGCTGTGCTAAATTGGTGGGAAGAGTTGCTGGCAATGGAGGTTctgccacatcagcaatttccGGTACTCCGATGTTCATGTCTCCGGAAGTGGCACGTGGAGAAGAGCAGAGTTTTGCAGCTGATATATGGGCTCTTGGATGCACAATCATTGAAATGGCTACTGGAAGTACCCCATGGCCGGAGATGACTAATCCGGTATCAGCTCTTTATCGGATTGGTTTTTCCGGTGAGGTGCCAGAGATTCCAAGGTGGTTGTCAAGTAAAGCTAGAGACTTTTTGAGCAAGTGTTTGAGGAGGGATCCAAGGGAAAGGTGGACAGCTAAAGAGCTTCTTGAGCATCCATTTATTGCAGAATTGGATTCTCTTTCTTTGGAAGTTAAGGACTTTACTACGAGTTCTCCAATTAGTGTATTGGAACAGGGTCTTTGGGATTCAATGGAAGTGTTGGAATGTCCTAGGAATGTACCCCATGAAGGTATTTTGTCCAATTCTCCAGCTGAAAGGATCAAGAGGTTGATTGGAAGGACTATCTCATCAGTTTCGTGTGAGCCCAATTGGACTTGGGATGAAGATTGGATCACAGTGAGAAGCAATGGCATAGAGGAAAATGAGAAATTAGCTGAAAAATTCGACGAGTTCTTTGCGGATGAAATTACAGCTGAATCTGAATTAGCCCTGGATCAAGTTACTCAAATGGAAGAGTTTGGAGGCTTAATGTTTGATGAGGATTTGTTTGAATACTCTGTTGACAGTATTAGTGCCATTAGTATTAGGAGAGACTTTGTAATGGAATATGATAGTGTCAAAGATGATATTGTATtagcaattttaaattttgaatctGATAATGAAAATTTTCGTCTTCTTCCATCTAAGTTACTTCATTTGAATCCTAATTCATTCAATATGATCTTTATCTTGTTTCTGCAAATAGAATTTCTTTACAATCCCCCAATTCCTTTAATTTTGCTGGAAAAGCCAAGGTAA